In a single window of the Saccharothrix australiensis genome:
- a CDS encoding glutamate synthase subunit beta → MADPRGFLTTARETPRSRPVFLRLRDWREVYEEFERPRLERQAGRCMDCGIPFCHQGCPLGNLIPEWNGLVWRQDWRDAAERLHATNNFPEFTGTLCPAPCEAACVVGIDGDPVTIKRVEISIVDRAWDEGWVTPQRPLTRTGKRVAVVGSGPAGLAAAQQLTRAGHDVVVLERADAIGGLLRYGIPEFKMEKWRLDRRLDQLRAEGTEFRTNVEVGVDVTVAELRASYDAVVLAGGATAWRDLPVPGRELSGVHQAMEYLPWANRVARGELADSPISAAGKHVVVIGGGDTGADCVGTAHRQGALSVTQLEILPRPPERRSAAHPWPTYPALYRVTSAHEEGGERLYSTSTVEFLGDGDGAVRALKLVEVASSGGRFEPVPGTEREIPAQLVALALGFVGPERTGLLDDLGVDLDERGNVARDDRFATSVDGVFVAGDMGRGQSLIVWAIAEGRSAAAGVDAYLTGRDVLPRPIEPTDRPLS, encoded by the coding sequence ATGGCTGACCCACGCGGATTTCTCACCACGGCGCGGGAAACGCCCCGCAGCCGACCGGTGTTCCTGCGCCTGCGGGACTGGCGCGAGGTGTACGAGGAGTTCGAGCGGCCCCGGCTGGAGCGGCAGGCCGGCCGCTGCATGGACTGCGGCATCCCGTTCTGCCACCAGGGCTGCCCGCTGGGCAACCTGATCCCGGAGTGGAACGGCCTGGTGTGGCGGCAGGACTGGCGCGACGCGGCGGAGCGCCTGCACGCCACCAACAACTTCCCGGAGTTCACCGGGACGCTGTGCCCCGCGCCGTGCGAGGCGGCGTGCGTCGTCGGCATCGACGGCGACCCCGTCACGATCAAGCGGGTCGAGATCTCGATCGTCGACCGCGCCTGGGACGAGGGGTGGGTCACGCCGCAGCGGCCGCTGACCCGCACCGGCAAGCGCGTCGCCGTGGTCGGTTCGGGGCCCGCGGGGCTGGCCGCCGCGCAGCAGCTGACCCGCGCCGGGCACGACGTGGTGGTGCTGGAGCGGGCGGACGCGATCGGCGGCCTGCTGCGCTACGGCATCCCCGAGTTCAAGATGGAGAAGTGGCGGCTGGACCGGCGGCTCGACCAGCTGCGGGCCGAGGGCACGGAGTTCCGGACCAACGTCGAGGTCGGCGTGGACGTCACGGTGGCCGAGCTGCGCGCGTCCTACGACGCCGTGGTGCTGGCGGGCGGCGCGACGGCGTGGCGCGACCTGCCGGTGCCCGGCCGCGAGCTGTCCGGCGTGCACCAGGCGATGGAGTACCTGCCGTGGGCGAACCGGGTGGCGCGCGGCGAGCTGGCCGACTCGCCGATCAGCGCGGCGGGCAAGCACGTCGTGGTGATCGGCGGCGGCGACACGGGCGCGGACTGCGTCGGCACCGCCCACCGCCAGGGCGCGCTGTCGGTGACCCAGCTGGAGATCCTGCCCCGGCCGCCGGAGCGGCGGTCCGCGGCGCACCCGTGGCCGACGTACCCGGCGCTGTACCGGGTCACCTCGGCGCACGAGGAGGGCGGCGAGCGGCTGTACTCGACGTCCACGGTGGAGTTCCTGGGCGACGGGGACGGCGCGGTGCGCGCGCTGAAGCTGGTCGAGGTGGCGTCCTCCGGCGGCCGGTTCGAGCCGGTGCCGGGCACCGAGCGGGAGATCCCGGCGCAGCTGGTGGCGCTGGCCCTGGGCTTCGTCGGGCCCGAGCGGACCGGGTTGCTGGACGACCTGGGCGTGGACCTCGACGAGCGCGGCAACGTCGCCCGCGACGACCGGTTCGCGACCTCGGTGGACGGCGTGTTCGTGGCCGGTGACATGGGGCGCGGCCAGTCGCTGATCGTGTGGGCCATCGCCGAGGGCCGCTCGGCGGCGGCAGGTGTCGACGCCTACCTGACGGGCCGCGACGTGCTGCCCCGGCCGATCGAGCCGACGGACCGGCCGCTGTCCTGA
- a CDS encoding DUF4360 domain-containing protein: MLNFAAAAALATSVIIFPPGGAPGTTPPPDHITIDVVTVNGSGCPAGTAAVAVSPDNKAFTVTYSDFLAQVGVGASPTDFRKNCQLNLRVNVPQGFTYGIAQSDYRGFAHLEKGASGVERANYYFQGMSPTAYKTHTYNGPLTDDWQATDTTEIHAIVYHPCGERRNFNINTELRVNAGSSNPSTTTSFMSMDSTDGEFDTKYHFAWKVCR; the protein is encoded by the coding sequence ATGCTGAACTTCGCGGCCGCGGCCGCCTTGGCGACGTCGGTGATCATCTTTCCTCCGGGTGGGGCGCCGGGCACGACGCCACCGCCCGACCACATCACCATCGACGTGGTGACGGTCAACGGGTCGGGTTGCCCGGCGGGCACCGCGGCGGTCGCGGTCTCACCGGACAACAAGGCGTTCACCGTCACGTACAGCGACTTCCTCGCCCAGGTCGGGGTGGGCGCGTCGCCCACCGACTTCCGGAAGAACTGCCAGCTGAACCTGAGAGTCAACGTGCCGCAGGGCTTCACCTACGGCATCGCGCAATCCGACTACCGGGGGTTCGCCCACCTGGAGAAGGGCGCTTCCGGGGTGGAGCGGGCGAACTACTACTTCCAGGGCATGTCGCCGACCGCCTACAAGACCCACACCTACAACGGTCCCCTGACCGACGACTGGCAGGCGACCGACACCACGGAGATCCACGCGATCGTCTACCACCCGTGCGGCGAGCGCCGGAACTTCAACATCAACACCGAGCTGCGGGTGAACGCCGGCTCGTCGAACCCCAGCACGACGACGAGCTTCATGTCGATGGACTCCACCGACGGTGAGTTCGACACGAAGTACCACTTCGCCTGGAAGGTCTGCCGCTAG
- a CDS encoding DUF4360 domain-containing protein produces MLTTLAAAALALTALVPTGDVTGQAAPDYVRVDVLTVNGSGCPAGTAAVAASEDRTSFTVTYSQFLAQAGTGSEPTDFRKNCQLTVQLSYPQGFTFGIAQADYRGFAHLQAGASGMEQGNYYFSGMSPTARKSHTYHGPLSDNWQATDSTQWDAIVYAPCGERRLFNVNTELRVSAGNSRGNSFMVMDSTDSNVSTRYHFSWKKC; encoded by the coding sequence ATGCTGACCACTTTGGCAGCGGCTGCCCTCGCCTTGACCGCTTTAGTGCCGACCGGCGACGTGACCGGGCAGGCGGCGCCGGACTACGTGCGCGTCGACGTGCTGACGGTCAACGGTTCCGGTTGTCCGGCCGGCACCGCGGCGGTCGCCGCCTCCGAGGACCGCACCTCCTTCACCGTCACCTACAGCCAGTTCCTCGCGCAGGCGGGCACGGGCTCGGAGCCGACGGACTTCCGGAAGAACTGCCAGCTCACCGTCCAGCTGAGCTACCCGCAGGGCTTCACCTTCGGCATCGCCCAGGCCGACTACCGGGGGTTCGCGCACCTCCAGGCGGGTGCCTCCGGAATGGAGCAGGGCAATTACTACTTCTCCGGTATGTCGCCCACCGCGCGCAAGAGCCACACTTATCACGGGCCGCTCAGTGACAACTGGCAGGCCACCGACAGCACTCAGTGGGATGCCATCGTGTACGCCCCGTGCGGCGAGCGCCGGTTGTTCAACGTGAACACCGAACTGCGCGTCTCGGCGGGCAACTCGCGGGGTAACAGCTTCATGGTCATGGACTCCACCGACAGTAACGTCAGCACGCGCTACCACTTCTCGTGGAAGAAGTGCTGA
- a CDS encoding MarR family winged helix-turn-helix transcriptional regulator: MAEQEAPVASEVATEQDYERFARHRIAELGGDAEAFGLSYNVLHLAYAMITDYEALVHREQGWTMPGFRLMFKLWVLGPTQPARLADLSGTTRSAMSNLINTLERAGLVERTRDDQDRRVVFVALTDGGREAVSRVFPSQNAREARWFEVLDPAERAQMVELIRRVVAARPD; this comes from the coding sequence GTGGCAGAGCAGGAGGCGCCCGTCGCGAGCGAGGTCGCGACGGAGCAGGACTACGAGCGGTTCGCACGGCACCGGATCGCGGAGCTGGGGGGCGACGCGGAGGCGTTCGGCCTGTCGTACAACGTGCTCCACCTCGCGTACGCGATGATCACGGACTACGAGGCGCTGGTGCACCGCGAGCAGGGGTGGACCATGCCGGGGTTCCGGCTGATGTTCAAGCTGTGGGTGCTCGGGCCGACCCAGCCGGCGCGGCTGGCCGACCTGTCGGGCACCACGCGGTCGGCGATGTCCAACCTGATCAACACGCTGGAGCGGGCGGGGCTGGTCGAGCGGACCCGCGACGACCAGGACCGGCGGGTGGTGTTCGTGGCGCTGACCGACGGCGGCCGGGAGGCCGTGTCCCGAGTCTTCCCGAGCCAGAACGCCCGCGAGGCGCGGTGGTTCGAGGTGCTGGACCCGGCGGAGCGCGCGCAGATGGTGGAGTTGATCCGCCGCGTGGTCGCAGCCCGTCCGGATTAA